A portion of the Streptococcus sp. Marseille-Q6470 genome contains these proteins:
- the mutM gene encoding DNA-formamidopyrimidine glycosylase codes for MPELPEVETVRRGLEKLILGKKISTIDIRYPKMIKTDLDQFRKELPGQVIQAMGRRGKYLLFYLTGKVLISHLRMEGKYFYYPDEVPERKHAHVLIHFEDGGTLVYEDVRKFGTMELLAPELLEAYFISKKLGPEPTEQDFDLGSFKLALKKSKKPIKSHLLDQTLVAGLGNIYVDEVLWRAKVHPSRTSNSLTAQEARKVHDETINVLGQAVEKGGSTIRTYTNAFGEDGTMQEFHQVYDKAGQACSRCETIIEKIQLGGRGTHFCPKCQRRK; via the coding sequence ATGCCTGAATTACCAGAAGTTGAAACTGTCCGACGAGGATTGGAAAAATTGATTCTTGGCAAGAAGATTTCAACTATTGATATTCGTTATCCCAAGATGATTAAGACAGATTTGGATCAATTTCGGAAGGAATTGCCTGGTCAAGTCATTCAGGCCATGGGGCGCCGTGGGAAATATTTGCTTTTTTATCTGACAGGCAAGGTCTTGATTTCACATCTGAGAATGGAAGGGAAATATTTTTATTATCCTGATGAAGTTCCCGAACGTAAGCATGCCCATGTTTTGATTCATTTTGAGGATGGCGGGACTTTAGTCTATGAGGATGTCCGTAAGTTCGGAACTATGGAGTTGCTTGCTCCTGAGCTTTTAGAAGCTTACTTTATTTCAAAAAAACTTGGTCCGGAACCCACTGAGCAGGATTTTGATTTAGGAAGTTTTAAACTAGCCTTGAAAAAATCTAAAAAACCAATCAAATCGCATCTTCTCGACCAGACTTTGGTTGCAGGATTAGGAAATATCTATGTTGATGAAGTTCTTTGGAGAGCGAAAGTCCATCCTTCTAGAACCTCTAATAGTTTAACTGCACAAGAGGCTAGAAAAGTCCATGATGAAACGATCAATGTTTTAGGTCAGGCGGTTGAAAAGGGTGGTTCAACAATTCGTACTTATACCAATGCATTTGGAGAAGATGGCACCATGCAGGAATTCCATCAAGTATACGACAAGGCAGGTCAAGCTTGTTCGCGTTGTGAAACCATCATCGAAAAGATTCAACTAGGTGGTCGTGGAACTCACTTTTGTCCTAAGTGTCAAAGGAGGAAGTGA
- a CDS encoding NFACT RNA binding domain-containing protein encodes MSFDGFFLHHMVEELRTELLNGRIQKINQPFEQELVLQIRSNRQSHRLLLSAHPVFGRIQLTETTFENPAQPSTFIMVLRKYLQGAVIESIEQIENDRIVEITVSNKNEIGDDIQATLIIEIMGKHSNILLVDKSSNKILEVIKHIGFSQNSYRTLLPGATYIAPPSTEALNPFTIKDEKLFEILQTQELKAKNLQTLFQGLGRDTANELETLLVSDKLSNFRNFFKQETKPCLTDKSFSCVPFSNKLDVDFSSLSQLLDVYYKDKAERDRVKQQASELIRRVENELQKNRQKLKKQEKELLATENAEEFRQKGELLTTFLHQVPNDQDQVVLDNYYTNQPITISLDKALTPSQNAQKYFKRYQKLKEAVKYLTELIEETKSTILYLESVETVLNQAGLDEIAEIREELIQTGFIRRRQREKIQKRKKPEKYLASDGKTIILVGRNNLQNEELTFKMARKDELWFHAKDIPGSHVVISGNLNPSDEVKTDAAELAAYYSKARLSNLVQVDMIEVKKLNKPTGGKPGFVTYTGQKTLRVTPDSEKIQSMKI; translated from the coding sequence ATGTCATTTGATGGATTTTTTTTACACCACATGGTTGAGGAATTGCGTACCGAATTACTAAATGGTCGCATTCAAAAGATCAATCAACCCTTTGAACAAGAATTGGTCCTACAAATCCGTAGCAATCGCCAAAGTCATCGTCTGCTCCTGTCTGCTCATCCTGTTTTTGGACGCATCCAGTTGACAGAAACGACCTTTGAAAATCCTGCTCAACCTTCTACTTTTATCATGGTTTTAAGGAAATATTTACAGGGTGCTGTTATCGAATCTATTGAGCAGATTGAAAATGATAGAATCGTTGAAATCACTGTTTCTAACAAGAACGAGATTGGTGATGATATTCAGGCAACACTGATCATTGAGATTATGGGGAAACATAGTAATATTCTCCTCGTAGACAAGTCTAGCAACAAAATTCTTGAGGTGATTAAACATATTGGTTTCTCTCAAAATAGTTACCGGACGCTCCTACCTGGAGCTACATACATAGCTCCACCAAGTACAGAAGCTCTAAACCCCTTTACTATCAAAGATGAAAAACTCTTTGAAATACTACAAACACAGGAACTGAAGGCAAAAAATCTTCAGACTCTCTTTCAAGGATTAGGTCGTGATACGGCAAACGAATTGGAAACATTATTGGTCAGTGATAAACTCTCCAATTTCCGTAACTTTTTTAAACAAGAAACTAAACCTTGCTTAACGGATAAATCATTCTCTTGTGTACCATTTTCCAATAAATTAGACGTAGATTTTTCAAGCCTTTCTCAACTACTTGATGTCTATTACAAAGACAAAGCCGAACGTGATCGGGTGAAGCAACAGGCTAGCGAACTCATTCGCCGAGTTGAAAATGAACTGCAAAAGAATCGTCAAAAGCTTAAGAAGCAAGAAAAAGAACTGCTTGCTACTGAAAATGCTGAGGAATTCCGACAAAAAGGTGAGTTGCTAACGACTTTTCTACATCAAGTTCCAAATGACCAAGACCAAGTCGTCTTAGACAATTATTACACCAATCAGCCAATTACAATCTCGCTTGATAAGGCCTTAACACCTAGCCAAAATGCTCAAAAGTATTTTAAGCGATATCAGAAGTTAAAAGAGGCTGTTAAATATCTAACCGAACTAATCGAAGAAACAAAATCTACTATTCTTTATCTGGAAAGCGTGGAGACAGTTCTCAACCAAGCTGGACTCGATGAAATTGCTGAAATTCGTGAAGAATTAATTCAAACTGGCTTCATTAGAAGACGGCAGCGAGAGAAAATTCAAAAACGTAAAAAGCCAGAGAAATATCTGGCTAGTGACGGTAAAACCATTATTCTCGTTGGACGAAACAATCTTCAAAACGAAGAATTAACCTTTAAGATGGCACGAAAAGATGAACTTTGGTTCCACGCTAAGGATATTCCAGGAAGCCACGTCGTCATCTCAGGTAACCTGAATCCCTCTGATGAAGTCAAGACGGATGCTGCTGAACTTGCCGCCTACTATTCGAAAGCGCGCCTTTCAAATCTTGTTCAAGTGGATATGATTGAGGTTAAAAAACTAAATAAACCAACTGGTGGAAAACCTGGTTTTGTCACCTATACAGGACAAAAAACCTTACGTGTCACACCAGATTCCGAGAAAATTCAATCTATGAAAATCTGA
- the ybeY gene encoding rRNA maturation RNase YbeY, with amino-acid sequence MYIEMVDETGQVSKEILKQTQEILEFAAKKIGKEDKEMAVTFVTNERSHELNLEFRATDRPTDVISLEYKPELEITFDEEDLAEDPDLAEMMSEIDSYIGELFISIDKAHEQAEEYGHSFEREMGFLAVHGFLHINGYDHYTPEEEAEMFGLQEEILTAYGLTRQ; translated from the coding sequence ATGTATATTGAAATGGTAGATGAAACTGGTCAGGTTTCTAAAGAAATTTTAAAGCAAACTCAAGAAATTTTGGAATTTGCTGCTAAAAAAATTGGAAAAGAAGACAAGGAGATGGCAGTCACTTTTGTGACCAATGAACGCAGTCATGAACTCAATTTAGAGTTTCGTGCTACTGACCGTCCAACAGATGTTATTAGCCTTGAATACAAACCTGAATTAGAGATTACCTTTGATGAAGAGGATTTGGCAGAAGATCCTGACTTAGCAGAAATGATGTCAGAAATTGATTCTTATATCGGCGAGTTATTCATTTCAATTGATAAAGCGCATGAGCAAGCTGAAGAGTACGGTCATAGTTTCGAACGTGAAATGGGCTTTTTAGCTGTGCACGGTTTTTTACACATAAACGGTTATGATCACTACACTCCGGAAGAAGAAGCGGAGATGTTCGGTTTACAAGAAGAAATTTTAACAGCCTATGGACTCACAAGACAATAA
- the era gene encoding GTPase Era, whose protein sequence is MTFKSGFVAILGRPNVGKSTFLNHVMGQKIAIMSDKAQTTRNKIMGIYTTDKEQIVFIDTPGIHKPKTALGDFMVESAYSTLREVDTVLFMVPADEPRGKGDDMIIERLKVAKVPVILVVNKIDKVHPDQLLAQIDDFCNQMDFKEIVPISALQGNNVSRLIDILSENLEEGFQYFPSDQITDHPERFLVSEMIREKVLHLTREEIPHSVAVVVDSMKRDEETDKVHIRATIMVERDSQKGIVIGKGGAMLKKIGTMARKDIELMLGDKVFLETWVKVKKNWRDKKLDLADFGYNEKEY, encoded by the coding sequence ATGACATTTAAATCAGGCTTTGTAGCCATTTTAGGACGTCCTAACGTCGGGAAGTCAACTTTTTTGAATCATGTCATGGGGCAAAAGATTGCCATCATGAGTGATAAGGCGCAGACGACGCGCAACAAGATTATGGGAATCTACACCACGGATAAGGAACAAATCGTCTTTATCGATACCCCAGGGATTCATAAGCCTAAGACTGCCCTTGGAGATTTCATGGTGGAGTCAGCCTATAGCACTCTTCGGGAAGTCGATACGGTTCTCTTTATGGTGCCAGCAGATGAACCACGTGGGAAGGGTGACGATATGATCATCGAACGTCTTAAAGTAGCTAAGGTTCCTGTGATTCTAGTGGTCAACAAGATTGACAAGGTGCACCCAGACCAACTTTTGGCTCAAATCGATGATTTCTGTAATCAGATGGACTTTAAGGAAATTGTTCCGATTTCAGCCCTTCAAGGAAATAATGTTTCGCGTTTGATTGATATTTTGAGCGAAAACTTAGAAGAAGGTTTCCAATATTTCCCGTCAGATCAAATCACCGATCACCCAGAACGTTTCCTAGTATCAGAGATGATTCGTGAAAAAGTGTTACACTTAACACGTGAGGAAATTCCACATTCAGTTGCAGTAGTGGTTGATTCTATGAAACGAGATGAAGAGACAGACAAGGTTCATATCCGAGCAACCATTATGGTCGAGCGTGACAGCCAAAAAGGGATTGTCATCGGTAAAGGCGGTGCCATGCTCAAGAAAATTGGAACCATGGCTCGTAAAGATATCGAACTCATGCTAGGAGACAAGGTCTTCCTAGAAACATGGGTCAAGGTTAAGAAAAATTGGCGCGATAAGAAATTAGATCTTGCCGATTTTGGTTACAACGAAAAAGAATATTAA
- a CDS encoding diacylglycerol kinase family protein, which yields MDSQDNKRKWKNRDLLSSLDFALTGIFTAVKEERNMRKHAVTSLLVLLAGIVFQVSRIEWLFLLLSIFLVIAFEILNSAIENVVDLASHYHFDMLAKKAKDMAAGAVLVVSLFAAVTGLIIFIPRIWDLLF from the coding sequence ATGGACTCACAAGACAATAAACGAAAATGGAAGAATCGTGACTTGCTCTCAAGTTTAGATTTTGCCCTGACAGGTATTTTTACTGCCGTAAAAGAAGAGCGTAATATGAGAAAGCATGCAGTGACTTCTCTCTTAGTTCTACTTGCAGGCATTGTTTTTCAAGTTTCCAGAATTGAATGGCTCTTTCTCCTATTAAGCATTTTTTTAGTAATTGCTTTTGAGATTTTGAATTCTGCTATTGAAAATGTAGTGGATTTGGCTAGCCATTATCACTTCGATATGCTTGCAAAGAAGGCTAAAGACATGGCTGCAGGTGCAGTTCTTGTTGTGTCTTTATTTGCTGCAGTGACTGGACTTATCATTTTCATCCCTAGGATTTGGGATTTGCTATTTTAA